One genomic window of Micropterus dolomieu isolate WLL.071019.BEF.003 ecotype Adirondacks linkage group LG06, ASM2129224v1, whole genome shotgun sequence includes the following:
- the si:dkey-7l6.3 gene encoding zinc finger and SCAN domain-containing protein 10 has protein sequence MTSYKAFHSQLTSIMEALAKAAVAEICELVDDSYAVLQLEITRSHKENEALRRKLELIETIIARGHRGNAAVLDFGGQEATGGGLMMDFTLERNVPTGVGAKQPKANLKRSGRFPMLEATTELTPAAKEDSSSVAVDEPNDQDVVLIKEETAKEEVTGYDATDELLLNEDGTEVQLSDTDDSDEGPSGMVVSTSGADVRLWDQNSNGPSERVEHQQSHSALGSPGSPGPAGGAERNSSDVVFDLASESDCEAPSAVQTRKPFMFGSGTSPTPLPGTSELKRGASLINSLPYDTELDLCSSWTSQSLPSMVPVPHRPTLLDKVSDLNAASFPLALGLGGSRLDPLDLNRYCRDRRFVCSYCGKCFTSSRSLETHVRVHTGERPYSCAQCGKRFTQSGHLKTHQSVHTGERPFACEHCGKRFAGKQNLRIHQQKHHAAEQSAAPV, from the exons ATGACGAGTTACAAGGCGTTTCATTCCCAGTTGACGTCCATCATGGAGGCACTGGCCAAAGCGGCGGTGGCGGAGATCTGCGAGCTGGTGGATGACAGCTACGCCGTGTTGCAGCTGGAGATCACCCGCAGCCACAAGGAGAACGAGGCGCtgaggaggaagctggagctgaTCGAGACCATCATCGCGCGGGGACACCGGGGGAACGCCGCGGTGTTGGATTTCGGCGGGCAAGAGGCGACCGGTGGGGGGCTGATGATGGATTTCACTCTCG AACGTAACGTACCAACTGGAGTGGGGGCCAAACAGCCAAAAGCAAATCTCAAAAGAAGTGGAAGGTTTCCAATGTTGGAGGCCACAACTGAGCTGACCCCTGCAGCCAAAGAG GATTCTTCGTCAGTAGCTGTAGACGAGCCAAATGATCAGGATGTTGTTCTCATAAAGGAGGAAACCGCGAAAGAGGAGGTGACCGGCTATGACGCCACAGACGAGCTCCTTCTCAACGAGGATG gaaCGGAGGTGCAGCTGTCAGATACAGATGACAGTGACGAAGGACCCTCTGGGATGGTGGTCTCCACCTCAGGGGCCGACGTGAGGCTGTGGGATCAGAACAGTAATGGACCGTCTGAGCGAGTCGAGCATCAACAATCCCACAGTGCACTGGGGTCTCCTGGGTCTCCAGGCCCTGCAGGGGGCGCTGAGAGAAATTCTTCAGATGTGGTGTTTGACTTGGCCTCAGAGTCGGACTGTGAAGCTCCGTCTGCAGTCCAGACAAGGAAGCCGTTTATGTTTGGCTCTGGAACAAGTCCCACCCCCCTGCCTGGGACCTCTGAGCTGAAGCGGGGCGCGTCTCTGATCAACTCCCTCCCCTATGACACAGAGCTGGATCTGTGCTCTTCATGGACCAGTCAGAGCCTGCCGAGCATGGTGCCCGTCCCCCACCGGCCAACACTCCTGGACAAAGTCTCTGACCTGAATGCTGCAAGTTTCCCCTTAGCACTCGGTCTCGGGGGATCCAGACTGGACCCGCTGGACCTTAACAGGTACTGCAGGGACAGGCGCTTCGTCTGCAGCTACTGCGGGAAATGCTTCACGTCGTCACGGAGCCTGGAGACGCACGTGCGTGTTCACACGGGCGAGCGTCCGTACAGCTGTGCTCAGTGCGGGAAGCGTTTCACGCAGTCGGGACACCTGAAGACGCACCAGAGTGTTCACACCGGAGAGCGGCCGTTCGCCTGCGAGCACTGTGGGAAAAGATTTGCCGGCAAGCAGAACCTGAGGATCCATCAGCAGAAACACCacgcagcagagcagagtgccGCTCCCGTTTAA
- the LOC123972143 gene encoding zinc finger and SCAN domain-containing protein 22-like yields MSPAAAFHAQLASIMEVLANTAVAEICELVDSGYSVLQLEISRSRKENEVLRRKLRLMELRTARATALRAAATASGTALLHASGRARAHLPSHHPGNEPRRNGTPGGQVSLSRASNPETLRCGDNLSSDSRQDTTQGTAAAGESTKPTTTVIKVEDNDESWSQSEPERDFCRVVDGQSMETEAPPPLTKQEEADEGDSSARSWVSGEVSSTTMSIQKTLNASQRSETSSYDCLMYEPQLQHGSHSTQNPLSEDPGCSYVLNTSVSVSAASDSGGSSFPFTVSEETLSAAEHQQPAGFQSSQQRAPLPADEPQLPLRKDMTERQNAFIRRDRWRHHDGVNRASSHSREDSGGKAFVCNCCGKTLACLKNLKTHMRVHTGEKPFVCALCGKRFSDSSNLKRHQSVHTGEKRYGCVHCGKRFAQSGSLKVHMTVHTDCKQFRCSFCGKTFISGSHLRRHITVHGGEKRFAPEFQ; encoded by the exons ATGTCCCCGGCCGCTGCCTTCCACGCGCAGCTCGCCTCCATCATGGAGGTGCTGGCCAACACGGCGGTGGCGGAGATCTGCGAGCTCGTAGACAGCGGTTACTCGGTGCTGCAGCTGGAGATCTCGCGGAGCCGCAAAGAGAACGAGGTGCTGCGGAGAAAACTGCGGCTCATGGAGCTCCGAACTGCCCGCGCGACCGCCTTGCGAGCCGCGGCCACCGCAAGCGGCACCGCGCTGCTGCACGCGAGCGGCCGCGCTCGAGCTCATCTGCCTTCTCATCACCCTGGCAACGAGCCGAGGAGGAACGGCACACCTGGAG GTCAGGTGTCTTTGTCCAGAGCGTCCAACCCGGAGACTCTGCGGTGTGGAGACAATCTGTCCTCAGACTCTAGACAAGACACAACACAAGGGACA GCTGCTGCAGGTGAGTCGACCAAACCGACGACCACAGTGATCAAAGTGGAGGACAACGATGAGTCTTGGTCCCAATCTGAGCCGGAGA GAGATTTCTGTCGTGTTGTTGATGGACAGTCGATGGAGACAGAAGCCCCTCCGCCACTGACCAAACAGGAAGAAGCAGACGAAGGCGACAGTTCAGCTCGGTCGTGGGTGAGTGGGGAAGTCAGCTCCACCACCATGTCCATCCAAAAAACCCTGAACGCCAGCCAGAGGTCAGAAACCAGCAGTTATGACTGCCTGATGTACGAGCCACAGCTCCAACATGGCTCCCACAGTACCCAGAATCCTTTGAGTGAGGATCCCGGCTGCTCGTATGTGTTGAACACCAGTGTGAGTGTTTCAGCTGCGTCTGATTCAGGCGGCAGCAGCTTCCCTTTCACAGTCAGTGAGGAAACTCTGTCGGCAGCAGAgcaccagcagcctgcaggtTTCCAGAGCAGCCAGCAGAGGGCGCCATTACCTGCAGATGAGCCGCAGCTCCCCCTAAGGAAAGACatgacagaaaggcaaaatGCTTTCATCAGAAGGGACAGGTGGAGACATCACGATGGCGTCAACAGGGCCTCCAGTCACAGCAGGGAGGACAGCGGGGGGAAGGCATTTGTCTGTAACTGCTGCGGTAAAACTCTGGCCTGCCTGAAGAACCTGAAGACCCACATGAGggtccacacaggtgagaagccctTCGTCTGTGCGCTCTGCGGCAAACGCTTCTCCGACTCCAGCAACCTGAAACGCCACCAGAGCGtccacactggagagaaacgcTATGGCTGCGTGCACTGTGGGAAACGCTTCGCCCAGTCAGGATCCCTGAAGGTCCACATGACCGTCCACACGGACTGCAAACAGTTCAGGTGCTCTTTCTGCGGCAAAACCTTCATCTCCGGCAGCCACCTGCGCCGCCATATCACTGTGCATGGAGGAGAGAAACGATTCGCTCCAGAGTTTCAGTAG
- the LOC123972145 gene encoding Krueppel-like factor 12, whose translation MAVLTSKALHEQLSVIMGALTKAAVAEICEVVDEGYAVLQMEITRSHKENEDLKKKLHLIESIVVRGSGAGKATVTEVAPAADGAQQAETPQQQQQRDSDEGAAAPGGDGGAAVVLRQELPDVVLIKDEDSDSNDTFEEDNKTPADGGTAAAREGATSSPISRSMKRHWPGSEDTERKTSEQLTLKTSKVSAGTQKKSLSVYTLDSPRSEPGCSGQLGGDEMEAGESVCSYSSQMDPDVQLVHQECSLVPPSANRQTAYFGNSALMEAQSPTNRAELDLSLTWTKQSKSQMTFAQFHQSENVDGDAFGIKLISVSGSTSTDCQLSESSNSAFEYDDGDMMNFALYRDQSGRSQLCNGQPNAGARGKRFVCSICNRTYATSQNLEVHMRIHTGERPFSCSQCGKKFTQSAHLKSHLSVHSGERPYACTLCSRSFIVKYSLKLHMKKCHPNV comes from the exons ATGGCCGTTTTAACGAGCAAAGCTCTTCACGAGCAGCTGTCCGTCATTATGGGCGCGTTGACTAAAGCGGCGGTGGCGGAAATCTGTGAGGTGGTGGATGAAGGTTACGCGGTGCTGCAGATGGAGATCACCCGGAGCCACAAGGAGAACGAGGACCTGAAGAAGAAGCTGCACCTCATCGAGTCCATAGTGGTTCGGGGGAGCGGCGCAGGGAAGGCCACAGTAACGGAGGTCGCACCGGCCGCGGACGGCGCACAGCAGGCGGAAAcaccgcagcagcagcagcagcgggaCAGTGACGAAGGAGCTGCCGCTCCCGGAGGAGACGGAGGAGCGGCTGTGGTGCTGCGGCAGGAG CTTCCAGACGTGGTGTTGATCAAAGATGAAGACTCAGACAGTAACGACACCTTTGAGGAAG ATAACAAAACACCTGCTGATGGAGGGACGGCTGCAGCCAGAGAGGGCGCCACGTCGAGTCCGATCAGCCGGAGTATGAAGAGACACTGGCCGGGAAGCGAAGACACTGAGAGGAAGACATCTGAGCAGCTCACACTGAAAACCTCCAAAGTGAGTGCAGGGACACAGAAGAAGAGCTTGTCCGTCTACACGCTGGACTCTCCTCGCAGTGAGCCGGGCTGCTCCGGACAGCTTGGCGGTGATGAGATGGAGGCCGGCGAGTCGGTTTGTTCCTACTCCTCTCAGATGGACCCGGACGTCCAGCTGGTTCACCAGGAGTGCTCGCTGGTCCCGCCTAGCGCTAACAGACAAACAGCGTATTTTGGTAACAGCGCTCTGATGGAGGCACAGTCACCTACAAACAGAGCAGAACTAGACCTCAGCCTGACGTGGACCAAGCAGTCGAAAAGTCAGATGACTTTTGCTCAGTTTCACCAAAGCGAAAACGTGGACGGCGACGCTTTTGGGATCAAGCTGATCAGCGTCTCAGGCTCGACTTCCACAGACTGCCAGCTGTCTGAAAGCAGCAACTCTGCGTTTGAGTACGATGACGGCGACATGATGAACTTTGCCCTCTACAGGGATCAGTCAGGTCGATCTCAGCTGTGTAACGGGCAGCCGAACGCCGGCGCACGGGGGAAGCGCTTTGTGTGTTCCATCTGCAACAGGACGTACGCCACGTCTCAGAACCTGGAAGTTCACATGCGGATCCACACGGGCGAGAGGCCGTTCAGTTGCAGCCAGTGCGGCAAGAAGTTCACCCAGTCAGCTCATCTGAAGTCGCACCTGAGCGTTCACTCCGGAGAGCGGCCGTACGCCTGCACACTCTGCTCCAGGAGCTTCATCGTCAAATATAGCCTCAAATTACACATGAAGAAATGTCACCCCAACGTCTGA